A single region of the Melopsittacus undulatus isolate bMelUnd1 chromosome 10, bMelUnd1.mat.Z, whole genome shotgun sequence genome encodes:
- the LIME1 gene encoding lck-interacting transmembrane adapter 1 produces the protein MAAVGGEGHGGTPLVPAGAALALLGGLVYLGALCAACRRKGRKKQLPPDGVKLVDESLLRPTPLRSLSKSDTKLHELHRVKAADEAQRPASLDFSCPTPSAPQHGTSVLLHRELPQIPVPEPPAPEQTYSNLRFPPRRRPAPDTVYECVAMGGEEASGSPPRAGHGGADYACVRKVKKGMPVEVQDAAAAMGTPPVLQCWGGKGGAPQVKLEEMYSTVCKATKRKPQVPASPPREEGAQAQPWSPAAHGPLDPCYESINDRAWTIQGRGPDPDYEAVDVNWKRAAKRDKAPENLYESVGDIWAGGSQRAAARMAANGLEVYITNL, from the exons atggctgcagtgGGGGGTGAAGGACATGGGGGGACCCCACTGGTGCCAGCGGGcgctgccctggccctgctcgGTGGCCTGGTCTACCTGGGTGCCCTGTGCGCTGCCTGCAGACG CAAGGGCAGGAAGAAGCAGCTCCCTCCGGACGGGGTGAAGCTGGTGGATGAG TCCCTGCTCAGACCGACTCCGCTGCGGTCGCTCAGCAAGTCCGACACGAAGCTGCACGAACTGCACCGGGTGAAGGCAGCGGATGAGG CCCAGCGCCCGGCCAGCCTGGACTTCAGCTGCCCCACACCCAGTGCCCCCCAGCACGGCACCAGTGTCCTCCTGCACCGGGAGCTGCCGCAGATCCCGGTCCCCGAGCCCCCGGCCCCCGAACAGACATACTCCAACCTCCGCTTCCCCCCTCGCCGGCGCCCGGCCCCAGACACCGTCTATGAGTGCGTGGCTATGGGGGGAGAAGAGGCCTCGGGGTCCCCCCCTCGGGCCGGGCATGGGGGGGCCGATTACGCCTGCGTGCGCAAGGTGAAGAAGGGGATGCCCGTGGAGGTGCAGGATGCGGCCGCAGCCATGGGGACCCCACcggtgctgcagtgctggggtggcAAAGGAGGTGCCCCCCAAGTGAAG CTGGAAGAGATGTACTCCACGGTGTGCAAGGCCACCAAGAGGAAACCCCAGGTCCCTGCATCGCCCCCGAGGGAGGAGGGAGCCCAGGCTCAGCCCTGGTCCCCAGCAGCCCATGGCCCCCTGGACCCCTGCTATGAGTCCATCAATGACAGAGCCTGGACCATCCAGGGCCGCGGCCCTGACCCGGACTATGAGGCCGTGGATGTCAACTGGAAGAGGGCAGCGAAGAGGGATAAGGCCCCTGAGAACCTATATGAGAGCGTTGGGGACATCTGGGCCGGGGGGTCCCAAAGAGCAGCGGCTAGGATGGCAGCCAATGGCCTGGAGGTTTACATCACCAACCTATAG